The DNA sequence CAGAGCTGGGGGCTCATCGCGGCGGCCGCGGCGTACGCGCTCGCCGGGCTCGCGTGGCTCGCGGCGCATGCGCAGGACCTGAATCTGCTCGCCGCGGGCGAGGAGGGTGCCGCGGAGCTCGGCGTCGACGTCGAGCGGGCGCGGCGCGCCGTGTTCGTGGCGGCATCGCTGCTCGTCGGCGCGGCCGTATCGGTGAGCGGCATGATCAGCTTCGTCGGCCTGATCGTGCCGCATCTCGTCCGACTCGTCTTCGGCGCCGACCATCGCCTGCTCCTGCCGGCGTCGTTCCTCGGCGGCGCCGCCTTTCTCGTCTGGGCCGACACGCTGGCGCGGACGGCGCTGGCACCTGCGGAGCTTCCGGTCGGCGTCGTGACGGCGCTCGTGGGCGGTCCCGTGTTCCTCTTCCTGCTGCGCCGCGCGCTCGTGCGAGAGGCCTCGTGACCGCCCATCTCGAAGCGGATCAGGTCGGCTTCGCCTACGGCCGCCGCGCGGTGCTCGACGCCGTGAGCTTCGCGGTCGCCCCGGGCGAGCTCGTGGGCGTCATCGGCCCGAACGGCGCCGGCAAGACGACGCTCGTGCGCCTCCTCGCCGGCGTGCTCGCGCCGAGCACGGGGACGGTCCGGCTCGACGGCCGCGCGCTCGGCTCGTATCGTCGTCGCGACGTCGCGCGGCGCCTGGCGGTCGTCCCGCAAGACGCCCACGTGCAGTTCCCCTTCACCGCGCTCGAGATCGTGCTCATGGGGCGCGCCGCGCACCTCCCGCGGCTCGGCTTTCCGCGCGCGCGGGATCTCGCGGTCGCGCGCGCGGCGATGGAGCGCCTCGAGGTCGGCCACCTCGAGGAGCGGCCGCTCGACCACGTCTCCGGCGGCGAGCGGCAGCGGGTGCTGCTGTCGCGCGCGCTCGCCCAGGAGCCCGACGTGCTGCTCCTCGACGAGCCCACCACGCACCTCGACCTCCGCCACCAGGCGGGCATCCACGAAGTCCTCCGCGATCTCGTCCAGACGCGCGGGACGGCGATCGTCTCCGTCCTTCACGACTTGAACCTCGCGGCGATGTACTGCGACCGCCTCGTGCTGCTGGCCGACGGACGCGTCGCGCGCACGGGGCCGCCGTCGGAGGTCCTGACCGC is a window from the Deltaproteobacteria bacterium genome containing:
- a CDS encoding iron ABC transporter permease; the encoded protein is QSWGLIAAAAAYALAGLAWLAAHAQDLNLLAAGEEGAAELGVDVERARRAVFVAASLLVGAAVSVSGMISFVGLIVPHLVRLVFGADHRLLLPASFLGGAAFLVWADTLARTALAPAELPVGVVTALVGGPVFLFLLRRALVREAS
- a CDS encoding heme ABC transporter ATP-binding protein — protein: MTAHLEADQVGFAYGRRAVLDAVSFAVAPGELVGVIGPNGAGKTTLVRLLAGVLAPSTGTVRLDGRALGSYRRRDVARRLAVVPQDAHVQFPFTALEIVLMGRAAHLPRLGFPRARDLAVARAAMERLEVGHLEERPLDHVSGGERQRVLLSRALAQEPDVLLLDEPTTHLDLRHQAGIHEVLRDLVQTRGTAIVSVLHDLNLAAMYCDRLVLLADGRVARTGPPSEVLTAEVLGSAYRTSVYVGPNAATGSLVVLPRRPAR